The region CTTTCCCTCCGCTTGTCGTCGCTATTATCTTCTCCCTCTCCCTGATTCCTAATTGTTTTTTTACTTATTTTGAGAGCGGAATGTGGGATGTAAGCTTTGCTTAGGACATAAAACCCAAATTAATAAAGGCGGAGCAAATCTCCGCCTTTATTAATTTGGGTTTTGATTTGTCCTAGCTATTTCCAAGGTCAAAAATGATACAATTTACTGAAATTACTGCTATTTTTTCCTATGAAAGGCATTGAATATATCATAGATGATCAAGGAGAGAAGACTGCCGTTGTCATTAATTTGGAGCAGTGGGGTAAAGAATGGGAAGCGTTTTACAATCTTCTATTGAAGCAATCATTTCCTTCTGAAAGTTGGGTACATGAAGATTCTTTCTCGAAGAAACTAGATAATGCTCTACAGTGGAATCATAATCATCCCCCTCAGTTATTGAATCTAGACTCATTAGAAGCTCAATTATTGAAAAATGAGTAGGATTTTACTTGATCTAAATAATCCTATTTTTCAACAAGACTTGTTTGTTTTGCAGAAATCTGAGGCTCTTGCAGCCTTAAAAATCCTCAGAAAGGTTTCTCAATTGACTTGGGAGCAATTGTACAAAGATCAGGGCTTAAAATGGGAATTGATTCGTTCTAAGCAAGGAAAAAATGGTGAAAAACTCTATAGTTTGAGAATTACTCAAAAATGTCGAGCCGTTGCTGTGCGGGAAGGTGATTATCTAAGATTTTTATCTTTGCATTCCGAGCATGATTCAGCCTACTGAGCAATCAGCGATCGCATTACAAAATTAGCGATCGCACTCATCCTAAATCTTTTAGCTACTTAGAATGGGATGGACATTATTTGATTAATCCATTCTTCAGCAGTAGAGGCTTCCCAAATGAGGATAAGTGCATCAATTGCGTCACTAACTGGCAATTTCTGGGAAAGAATCAAAACCCCTGAACTGTTTTTTGTCATGATAAATTCGCCAAATTCAGCAGGCATCGTTTTGCGATCGTGGGTCACAAGTAGTCTCCCGTCTTGCGCTGCTATTGCTAATACTTCTGGGTCTTTCTTGCCTTCCAGCCCTGTTGTATAAGCTGATTGAAAACTCAGATTGGGTTGTCTGCGTAACGCGCCAGTAACAATTGCTTGATTAAGGTCAGCATCTGCTTGAAAGTGAACTGCTGTCATGATTTGATTAGCTTCTGGGTTTGAGCAGTTTTCAACTTTTGATACAGAATCGGATTCTTTTGTCTACAGGATTTTTGCAATTTCTCAAATTCTTCTTCACCTTCTTTTAGATATGCGTCAATTAACTCTCGGCTGGCAAGATAAAAGGCGATCGCTCCATAAACCTGTTCTAATGAGAGTAATGGAAAGTCTTGGGCAATGCTTTCAGGTGATTTACCATTCAAAAAGGCATAAACAACTGAATCAAGAGAAATACGGGTTTCTTCGATCCAGTATCCTCGATCGCGTTGCTCGATATATCGTTTTGCTAAGGTTGGTGCTGCGGTCATAAAGTTTTTGGCTACTCTTTATGTAACTATTTTAAGCGATCGCTTGTCTGTCTAGCAGTTAAGATGTGAAGTCATTGAAGCCAAGCTCAATAGATACAGCCTTCGCAATTTCTTTCCAATAGATATCTTCTAAAACACCCTGTTTATTCTTGATTCTTCGAGCATCTACAGCCCTCATTTGACTCAAATTAATATGGCGATCGCCACTTAGTCCATTCTGGGCGGTCGGTGCAACATTCACAACGAATGGATAAGTTTTTTTATTAGGCAGTAATGGCGCGACTATGGTGGTTAATCCATTTTGATTGCCAATGTCATTTTGCAATATTAAGCAAGGACGTTCTTTGCCAGTCTCACTGCCGACAATTGGGTTCAGATCGACCCACCATATTTCTCCTCGCTTATAGGTTAAGGTTCCATTAGGCATTTAAACCATCTTCCACAGTAACGTCCCAAACAGAAATCTCTTCTTGAAAGATTGGATCGTTTGCTTGTTCTTTATAAGCATTTTCCAGTTCTTTCATAAAAATCCTCTGCTTCTCTTTCCAGAGAATGTCGTTGATAAAACTGCTGCGATTGCTTGCTAAGCGATCTACAAAGTTGAGGATTTCATCATCTAAGGTGATGCTGACTTTTTTACTCATTGCTTAATTTGCCTACAATAGTTTAGTAGGATTGTATTGTCATACTACTTAATCCTATAGCAATTGTCAACGCATGAACATAACCCAGCAAAGCGGCGATCGCAATACAAAATTGGCGATCGCAATACAAAATTGGCGATCGCACTCAAGAAATTGGAAACAAATACCCAACCTCGTAGCGTGTGTTAGCAGAGCGTAACACACAAATATTTTGCATTAAATAAGGTGCGTTACATTTCATGAACGAACCCTACAAGATCGTCGTTCGCGCTATTCGCACAAACAGTTAGTATTAAAAAGTGTGTTACATTTCATGAACAGATACGACAAGATCAGCGATCGCACTTGTGCTTCCATAACGGAAGTAGCGCATTGTATCAATCATACGAATATCCAATAAATAATATTTTTTCTGGTTGACCATTTTCATACAAAACAATGTAGACTGACTGTCCTCTTCCAATAAAGTCAAATATTTCATTTGGAATCTCATCAGTATCCGCTACCATGTCGATGCTTGGCATTTCAGTTCCAAATACACTTATAAGTTCAATTGGCTCAAGTGGAGAGGCTGTGCTGGGCAATCTCTCGTTAGATATTTCTCGTATGTCAAGTATGGTTTGTGTTCCATCAGCACCAGCATCTTCAATAGCAGCCTCTATAGAATCATGTTGAGCGCCTAGACTAGGATGATCAGGACGTAAGGGAAAAAAAACATAGTCAATTGCTGGAAAATAGCGCCCTGATTGAAACTCTCGATGTCTCAATGTTTGTAATACTGAATTAATATCTGGCTGATAATTGACAAGATATAACCAAGGGTTTGCTCCCATTTTTTGTCTCCAAAATTTGAAATTTTGCTTTTCTTGCAAGCGCTTTAATTTAACGATAGTAGAGCATCAAGCCCAAAACGAGATTAGTTATAGTAATTAGACGGAAAATTGACTTGCCTAATGATCTAAATGTACATGGCAAAAACATAAACTTTCTGACTAAGATTCTTTTTTAGAATGGTTAAATAGGAACTTTCTGTTTAAGTGACTAAATCGGTGTACTTAGACAGAAGATTTTTAGACAAAACTTTTCCAGAACAAAAAGATACAAAAAGATATTTTTATTTACATATATAATAATTTTTTAAAGATGCCACCAGCAAAATAAGCACACCTAATCAAATACTTACCATGTCTCTAAGTACTCAAAATGAAAGCGCACCACATCATGTTGTTATTATTGGCGGTGGCTTTGGGGGACTATATGCCGCCCAAAAGCTAGGCAAATCAAAGGTTCCCGTTAAAGTCACCCTCATCGACAAACGTAACTTTCACCTCTTCCAGCCCCTACTTTACCAAGTCGCCACAGGCAGCCTCTCCCCCGCCGATATCGCTTCACCATTGCGGGCAGTCCTTGCCGAAAACAAAAATACCAGCGTCGTGATGGGCGAAGTGCTAGATATTGATCCCCAAGCGCAGGTAGTTAAATTAAAAAATCACTTAGACATAAGCTATGACTCGCTGATCGTGGCAACAGGAGTCAGTCACCATTACTTTGGTAACGATCAATGGTCAGAGCAAGCCCCTGGATTAAAAACCATTGAAGATGCGATTAATATGCGTCGCCGCATCCTGAGCGCTTTTGAAGCCGCCGAAAAGACCCATGATTCCAAGTTTAAAGAAGCATTGATGAACTTTGTGGTCATCGGTGGAGGCCCAACAGGCGTAGAACTCGCGGGTACCTTAGCCGAGCTTGCCCATCGCACTCTCAGTGATGAATTCACGAATATTGACACCAAGAAAGCGCGAATTATCTTGATTGAAGGAACCGATCGCGTATTGCCTCCATACCATGCAGAACTCTCTGAGGCAGCGAAACAGTCTCTCCTGAAGTTAGGAGTGGAAGTCAAGACTAGTGCGATGGTGACAAATATTGAGGATCATATTGTTACCTTCAAATGTGGTGAGCAAGTTGAGCAAATTCAAGCGCAAACGATTCTCTGGGCGGCGGGTGTAAAGGCTTCCCCGATGGGTCAAGTATTAGGCGATCGCCTAAATGCGGAACTAGACCGAGTTGGTCGGGTAATCGTCCAGCCTGATATGTCGATCGCAAATTATCCCAATGTATATGTGATTGGTGACTTGGCGAACTATCCCCACCAAGGCGATCGCCCACTGCCGGGGGTTGCACCTGTGGCGATGCAGCAGGGCGAATATGTCGCGCATCATATTGAGGCGAAGGTAAAAGAAAAGGAACCCTCAAAATTCAAGTATTGGGATTTTGGTAGCCTAGCTGTAATTGGTCGCCATGAAGCGGTTGTGGACTTTAAGTTTATCCGTTTGAAGGGTTGGTTAGCATGGTTTATTTGGACGTTTGTGCATGTTTATTATCTGATTGAATTTGATAATAAGCTTCTTGTGATGGTTCAATGGGGATGGAACTATTTTACCCATCGCCGTGGCGCGAGAATTATTACAGGCAGATACTTGCAGGTGTTAGAGGAAATGGAAGGAATCCGTGCTGGTGGGCTTTCATTAGAAACAAGGGAACCAGCCGAGGTTGCCTAATAAAAAAGGAGTCGCTTTGCGACTCCTTTTTTTAGACTTCACCCATTGCTACCATTTGGATTGCACGGGGCATTGCAGGATCGAAACCTCCCATATCCCAAGAATTAGGATCTTTGGGATCGACTAGCGAGAGCTTGTAGGGAGCCAAGGTCACATAGATTGCCTTCGCATTAGCGTTCACCTTGCGGCGATATTCTGCCAAGGCTTCGCTAGGATGACGACGACCTGCCCAAGATTCGGAATCAGTCCAGAAGCAGAACACATCCGCATAGAACTTATTCTTAATCGCCCAATCGTAAGCCACCGATGCATCCGTACCACCGAAGTTTTGGTTCGTTGCCTTTTGCATTGCCGATGTGAAGGAATCCTTTTTGGTGATTCCCAAATCGCGGAAGTCGGTCGCAAATCCACGGATCGCGTAGTTGGTTTCCGCCTTCACCGTTGCCAAAGCCATCGTTGCCGCAATTTCGCAGCATGTCAAGCCAATAGAACTAACGGTGTAGTAAGACATCGAACCCGACACATCGATCGCATGGAGGAAAGTCGCACCCGTAGGCGCGATCGCATCGAAGGACATTTCCAGAGCAGTTTCCAGAATATCGACAATGCGCGGAATAGGTTGCCAAGTCTTTTGGCTACGTCCGAGCGCACCACCCGACTGATAGGTTTTGAGAGCTTTCAAAACATCAATGGGGTGAATGCGTCCCTTCTTCAAGCGATCGCGATTGTTCAACACATTGGCAACACGCTTCAAGTTGTCCTTATTCTTTGTAGTCAAGACACCAAGTTCCGTCAAAGAACCAAGGTTCCGCAATAGCGCACCGATGGGCATTTCGTTAAAGAGCAACTGCCACGCACGCACATCCATCTGTCCAATGGGAGCCGCCATTTCATGGGTGAGTTTACCTTTCGCGATCGCTTCATGGGTCTTGTCAGGGTGACGCTTTAGCCATTCATACCACCAGATTTGCGCCAGCGCATCCGATGGAATTTGCGAAGGAAGTTCATCCCAACCCTTGATTACCCATTGATAGAGCGCTTGTTGATCGTCGGTTTCAGGCTTGACATGAAACAAACGCAACGCATCACGGTGCGAGAAACCTTGCCGTTGTTGATACTTCAGCAACTGGTAGGCTAGCGCCTTGGTGTCGGGATTGGAGAGCCATGCCTTACCGCTTTCACGAATGACTTTACCGAAGCCACGCATGGACTTGGTGTAGTTCATCCATTCATAGAAGTGGCTACCCGTGCGGACAACTTGGGGAAATATTTCCATAAAGTTCCGTTTCGCCGCTTGGCTGTCGCCCATCGATAGCAAGACTAGAGCCAGAATGGGAGCGCTGTTATTTACCGCCCGACCATCGCTAGCATAGAGAATTTCGCTCGCCACGCGATCGGCATCTGCGGCG is a window of Pseudanabaena sp. BC1403 DNA encoding:
- a CDS encoding DUF433 domain-containing protein — translated: MTAAPTLAKRYIEQRDRGYWIEETRISLDSVVYAFLNGKSPESIAQDFPLLSLEQVYGAIAFYLASRELIDAYLKEGEEEFEKLQKSCRQKNPILYQKLKTAQTQKLIKS
- a CDS encoding NAD(P)/FAD-dependent oxidoreductase, with amino-acid sequence MSLSTQNESAPHHVVIIGGGFGGLYAAQKLGKSKVPVKVTLIDKRNFHLFQPLLYQVATGSLSPADIASPLRAVLAENKNTSVVMGEVLDIDPQAQVVKLKNHLDISYDSLIVATGVSHHYFGNDQWSEQAPGLKTIEDAINMRRRILSAFEAAEKTHDSKFKEALMNFVVIGGGPTGVELAGTLAELAHRTLSDEFTNIDTKKARIILIEGTDRVLPPYHAELSEAAKQSLLKLGVEVKTSAMVTNIEDHIVTFKCGEQVEQIQAQTILWAAGVKASPMGQVLGDRLNAELDRVGRVIVQPDMSIANYPNVYVIGDLANYPHQGDRPLPGVAPVAMQQGEYVAHHIEAKVKEKEPSKFKYWDFGSLAVIGRHEAVVDFKFIRLKGWLAWFIWTFVHVYYLIEFDNKLLVMVQWGWNYFTHRRGARIITGRYLQVLEEMEGIRAGGLSLETREPAEVA
- a CDS encoding type II toxin-antitoxin system PemK/MazF family toxin codes for the protein MPNGTLTYKRGEIWWVDLNPIVGSETGKERPCLILQNDIGNQNGLTTIVAPLLPNKKTYPFVVNVAPTAQNGLSGDRHINLSQMRAVDARRIKNKQGVLEDIYWKEIAKAVSIELGFNDFTS
- a CDS encoding TROVE domain-containing protein, with product MSYKFLFQKPKGTPQTQAIAGREAEMIQGRSGGFAFDAVIWRMLRRCLLIGTAQSTYYAGKHELSADFIDTVQKCVAADADRVASEILYASDGRAVNNSAPILALVLLSMGDSQAAKRNFMEIFPQVVRTGSHFYEWMNYTKSMRGFGKVIRESGKAWLSNPDTKALAYQLLKYQQRQGFSHRDALRLFHVKPETDDQQALYQWVIKGWDELPSQIPSDALAQIWWYEWLKRHPDKTHEAIAKGKLTHEMAAPIGQMDVRAWQLLFNEMPIGALLRNLGSLTELGVLTTKNKDNLKRVANVLNNRDRLKKGRIHPIDVLKALKTYQSGGALGRSQKTWQPIPRIVDILETALEMSFDAIAPTGATFLHAIDVSGSMSYYTVSSIGLTCCEIAATMALATVKAETNYAIRGFATDFRDLGITKKDSFTSAMQKATNQNFGGTDASVAYDWAIKNKFYADVFCFWTDSESWAGRRHPSEALAEYRRKVNANAKAIYVTLAPYKLSLVDPKDPNSWDMGGFDPAMPRAIQMVAMGEV
- a CDS encoding DUF5615 family PIN-like protein, whose product is MTAVHFQADADLNQAIVTGALRRQPNLSFQSAYTTGLEGKKDPEVLAIAAQDGRLLVTHDRKTMPAEFGEFIMTKNSSGVLILSQKLPVSDAIDALILIWEASTAEEWINQIMSIPF